The following nucleotide sequence is from Halococcus sediminicola.
TCCAGATAGTCGCGTTCGGCCATGAACAGGTGGGCGACGTCAAGGACGAGGTCGTGACCCGGCCGCAGGACCATATATCTGAGGTGACGGGCGCTCACGCCGGTCTTGTTCTCGTAGCCGTACGGCGATTGCAGGTCGAGCGCTTCGAGATCCGGCGTGTCGACGTGGTTGATGTAGCACGAGTGGAAGACGACGTACGCATCGAACGCCGCCGCGAGGCGGTCGGTCCGATGGAGGTACTCGTGCTCTTCGAGCGGGACGTGCGGCGTGTGCGCCGACACCACCTGCACGTCACCGTCGGCGACGGTCTCGACGGTCTCATCGACGGATTCGAGGTGATCCCGTTCGAGATACAGTTCCACCGCCTCGAACCCTCGGTCGGCCGCGGCGGCGAGCGCGTCCGATTCCGGTGGGCATTTGCCGGCGACCAACATTGCCCCAACTCGACCACCCAGCGACCTATCGTGACCACCTGCATGTGAAAGGGCTACTTTACAGTTTCCGGATTAACAGTAGCTTTCCGCCGGGGCCACCGCTACCCGGCGTCGGTCGGTCGGACGACCAGCTCCTCCACGTTCACGTGAGGCGGTTGTGCGAGCGCATACCGAATGGCTGCGGCGACATCCTCGCTTTCGAGCGTTCGCATGGACTCTACCAGCGCCTCGACGTCCGCCTTCGTTTCTTCGTCCGGGACGTGTTCGGGGAGTTCGGTGTCGGTCGCACCCGGTTCGAGGAGCGTCACGCGAACCCCGTCGTCGGCGACTTCCGCACGGAGCGACTCGGAAAACGCTGCCACGCCCGCTTTCGTGGCCGCATACGCGCCGAAACTCGCGCCCGGATCCTTCGTGGCGTCCGAGGAGAGGGCGACGACATGGCCGCCATCTCCCTCACGAAGCGCGGGGAGAGCCGCGCGCGTGGCGTTCATCGTCCCGAGCAAGTTGACCCCGACCATCCGCCGCCAGTCGTTGGGGTCGGCGCGGGCGACCGGCGCGAGTAGCATCACCCCAGCACTGTTGACGAGCGCATCGAGCCGCCCGAACGTCGCGGTCGTTTTCTCGACCATCTCCTCGATAGCCGCCTCGTCGGTGACGTCCGTGGGTATCGATAACGCCTCGCCGCCGTCGCTCTCGATTCGCTCTTCGAGCACGTACAGGCGGTCTGTCCGGCGGGCGGCGAGCGCAACGCTGGCTCCCGCCGCCGCGA
It contains:
- a CDS encoding sugar phosphate isomerase/epimerase family protein; this encodes MLVAGKCPPESDALAAAADRGFEAVELYLERDHLESVDETVETVADGDVQVVSAHTPHVPLEEHEYLHRTDRLAAAFDAYVVFHSCYINHVDTPDLEALDLQSPYGYENKTGVSARHLRYMVLRPGHDLVLDVAHLFMAERDYLDELEGLLQTYGDQTELVHVCDSTPTQDGLAFGEGDIDLVATARLLDRQFEGTVVLEVMPDHQRAALEAFAEAQPDELSRMVAVGD
- a CDS encoding SDR family NAD(P)-dependent oxidoreductase, with protein sequence MEDSIDYLDGTVALVTGASSGIGAATARTLAAAGASVALAARRTDRLYVLEERIESDGGEALSIPTDVTDEAAIEEMVEKTTATFGRLDALVNSAGVMLLAPVARADPNDWRRMVGVNLLGTMNATRAALPALREGDGGHVVALSSDATKDPGASFGAYAATKAGVAAFSESLRAEVADDGVRVTLLEPGATDTELPEHVPDEETKADVEALVESMRTLESEDVAAAIRYALAQPPHVNVEELVVRPTDAG